The genomic region CTGAGCAGTCAGCACCCGAGGAAGGTTGGGAGTACTGCAGCACGGGTGTTACTGCACACCCTGTAGGGAGTTATGGCTGTGGCCAAGTTTAACTGAGGTCCAAGAGAAGGCCTCTTGGTGACTTTTTGGATTAGTGATGGGGAATGTGGGAggtgctgtgctttggaaaTGGGCGGTTTTACCCCTgaagtgctgctgggaagtCTGAAAGGAGAAAGCCACTTGTTTTCATTATGGTGTTTATTGCAAAATACAGGCTGACATCTAACTCTTTAGGGATGCCTTCAAAATATACGGAGAAAACAGATTGTGCAAAGCAACAATTCAGCTTCTTAACAAGCAGCATTAGGCATAAAGAGTTCTGAATTCGTATTTGCTACGTtggttttttaaaaagtaaaggaaTTGTAAACAAATTAATTTCACCCGGTACAGACACATGAAGCTGTTATCCATTTGGGTAGATGGTCTGGTACCAAACCACAACATTATAAAAGTAAAATCAACCCTGTAAACACAGTCCTTAAAAACCTACTGATGCCCtcaaaaagctgcagctgtgctaatacaaacagcagcactcagaaaaCTCTCTCCCATCAGAAAGTGCACAAGTTTCCCCATCAGGAGTGCTTCCAAGCAACGCCTGTGCAGGAATAGGGATGCTGGGGTTGTGGTGCCTGCGCAGAAATGGAGCAGCCCAACAGGACCAGCCCCGGCCATGGTGCCCGTTCCACTCATGCTAACACTGCTTGACCTTGGCTGGCGGTGGTGCAATGCGTGGAACCCACTGAAAAAGTGAAATTCTTCCCTCTGTCTGATATAAAGTGACTTCCCTGGGCAAGGCTCCTTCCCAACCTCAGCCATGGTGAGGGCCGCCACAAGTGAAGAAACCCACAGGTCCGCCTGGCAGGCATGGTTGCCAGCCTCCCCCTATCTCCTGTGGCCTTTGTTCCGCCGCTTGGTGTGGTTGGCAACGGCGGCATCGCGGCGGGCACAGAAGTGCTTGGCCACCAGCTGCCGGCACTGCTCGCACCGCACCGTGCAGCACCAGTGGAACTTGCAGTTGCAGCTGCtgaccacctctgtcctcctctcctccacttTGAGGCCGCACTCCGTGCAGAGCCGCCGGCAGCTCCTCCGCTCCCACTGAGAGAGGTTCTTGCCGGTCTGTAGGCACTCGCGGCCCTCGGTGCCGTGGTGGCCCAGGCTGGCGTTCCTCGTGCAGTAGTCGGGGGAGTCCTCCAAAAAGACGAGCTCCGTGGAGTGGACGTGGTGGAAGGTCTCAGCAGTGGCGCCGCGGCTGTCGGCGCTGTTGCCAGCTCTCATCCGCCTCTTGTCCATCTCCAGCTTATGCGCTTGGTCGTATTTCATCTTCAGGTAGTTGCCAATCTCCCGAAAGTCAGCGAGCTGGAGCCAGCATGTCTGGATGCTGCAACTGCCTGACACCCCATGGCACTTGCAGGCTCGCTTCATCGTGGCTTTCACAGCCTAGGAGGAAAAGGGGCAGAAGTTGGAAGCAGCAGATCATTGCCATTCAGATCTCAATATTTGGCACTTCTACTGTGGCAAGGAATGGATCAAACGTGACTTGTGCCACAGGATTTCAGGTCCTTCCAAGACACAAACTGATGCTTTTATCTCAGCTCTAGGCAAACATCTGTCCTCATCACTAATTAAAAGACAGAGATAATGAGCAGGCACAAGCTGTTGCCCCCAGCCCTTCTCTGGCAGGGTCATACCCTCCTGGCACGTCCCAGTCTGCGACTCATCTCACTCATTGGCACATCAGCCCATCACCTCGCACAGACCTCCTTCAGAATGTGTGAAACGCACTGAAGTAACAACAGAGAGCCTCTGTGCATCTCCTCCAGGCCGAGCACTTCACAGCTATTATCTACTCATCTCCCTCAGGTATTTATAAGGTCCCAATCACTGGTATCTATGTGAGATTACGCCTTGACACACCCTATGAGATAGGTATGCTAAGTGCTGCTGTCCTTGTTTTTACAGACAAGGTTTGGCCTGAGCCACTGTGCCTCCATGGGCCGGGTACCGAGCTCATCCTCACAGCCAGCttccctgctgagctgcttggaAAAACCCACCGCAGGAATGCGGGCTGGTACTTGTGTTGTGTTATGGATGTGAGCATGAAACCGGTGCATTTCTGAATAAATGGCATTAGTAGTTAACTGcgctgcacacagctgctggagTGGAAATGGATCTTACTGCAGCTCCTGTTCAGGCTTAGGGTCAGAttctggctgtgttttttttccccaggcaaATATTACCAGGCCTAGATTGTCACAGGCAGTTGGAGAAGGATACTAGAACAGTTTACTGTGCAGTCTGATGTTGTTTCTGACGtgtacattattattattactattcgTATTACTACAATTActattatgtttttaaatatttgactTACAAGTCTCCCGACTTCGTTGTTGTGCAGGTTGATCAGGGCACGGGTATCGTGTCCTGTTTCCAAAGCATCCACAAAGAGCTTGGAAATCCTCTCCCCAAACTCCACGTTGTcgctgcagcctccccagaCCCAGCCTCGGCCACCTGCAAGGCAGACACAGACGGTAAGAACAGAACTGCCTCACCGGGCTGAGTTCTGCCCCAGGACATGcactgcagtggggctggggtgaTGGCAGCCCAGCTCACTGCTGGACAGTCACAGCAGGATGCATGTCAGCATCTTACCTACACGCCCGTTCCTGGAGTCATCGCAGCCGCAGCTCTCGAAGTCTCCTAAGCTGCAGTTCCTGGTCAGGGTGTACATAACACCAGCGGAGCTGATGGCGTGCACAAAGGATGTCTCTCTGGTAGCTggagaagaagggagaaaagctgTCACGCACAAACATACACTCCAGTCCTTGTTTATTGGAAAGGAAGCTCTCTTGTGAAGCCATCACCATTCTGAAGGCGCAAGAAGGAGATAACAAAACAGTCTATGCAAAAGGTAAGGTGCTATAGAAATTAAATGCTCCTGCCTGGAGTCACTTCAGGCTTCAGCATCAAGAGCC from Gallus gallus isolate bGalGal1 chromosome 13, bGalGal1.mat.broiler.GRCg7b, whole genome shotgun sequence harbors:
- the WNT8A gene encoding protein Wnt-8c precursor, which produces MRGSTFLLLSIMGIYGAILNAAAWSVNNFLMTGPKAYLTYSSSVAAGAQSGMEECKFQFGWERWNCPESALQLSTHNRLRSATRETSFVHAISSAGVMYTLTRNCSLGDFESCGCDDSRNGRVGGRGWVWGGCSDNVEFGERISKLFVDALETGHDTRALINLHNNEVGRLAVKATMKRACKCHGVSGSCSIQTCWLQLADFREIGNYLKMKYDQAHKLEMDKRRMRAGNSADSRGATAETFHHVHSTELVFLEDSPDYCTRNASLGHHGTEGRECLQTGKNLSQWERRSCRRLCTECGLKVEERRTEVVSSCNCKFHWCCTVRCEQCRQLVAKHFCARRDAAVANHTKRRNKGHRR